The Ornithinimicrobium faecis region ACGAACGGGTCGCCGCGGTCGGGCGGCACCAGGTGGTCACGGCCGCCGAGCACGTGCCCAGCGGTGCCCTGGTCGCCTACACCCTGCTGACCCAGCGACTCGATCTGCCGTCCGTGGCCTTCCAGGACGACACGCTGGTGCACGGCGGCCACCGTGGGCACCGGTTGGGGATGCTGGTCAAGGCGAGCAACCTGGCGGCGCTGGAGCGACTCGCCCCGCAGGTGGCGCGGATCCACACCTGGAATGCCGACGAGAACGCCCACATGCTGGCGATCAACGTCGAGCTCGGCTTCCGCACCGCGGGCTTCGAGGGCGGTTGGCAGCTGCGGCTCTGACCTGGGGAAACGGTGTCCTCAGGGCTTGACCTGGGTCAAGGAACGGGGGGTGCAATTCGCCTACCTTGAGGGTGTCAGGCAAAAGAGCCGGCGCCTGAGCAAGGCGCCCACACCGAGAGGGACGCACCATGAGCACCGCCACCACGACCCACACGATCCTGCGCGCTGAGGGCTTCTCCTGCCCCTCCTGCGTGGCCAAGATCGAGAAGCAGGTTGGCCGGTTGCCGGGCGTGGAGAGCGTGCAGGTCCACTTCGCCTCGGCCCGGATCGAGGTCCACCACGACGCGAGCGTCACGACGGTCGACGACCTCGTCGCCGCTGTCGCCAAGGCTGGCTACACCGCCCGCCCGTCGGCGTTCTGACTCCACCCGCCCGCCGCGGCCCTCGCGCCGCGGCGGGCACTCCACGTGCGGACCGCAAGTGGCTCTGCACCCACATCATGTGAAAGGACATCGCCGT contains the following coding sequences:
- a CDS encoding heavy-metal-associated domain-containing protein; this encodes MSTATTTHTILRAEGFSCPSCVAKIEKQVGRLPGVESVQVHFASARIEVHHDASVTTVDDLVAAVAKAGYTARPSAF